The sequence gtagcgacaccggtaattcagttttgcgttaatgtgccaatagctcaaaacctttcaaataaagacaaataaatatagaatttgaatcaaatgccaTATGCTTCGGTTGACGTCGgtagtactgattttcagtacAAGTAGGCGGAAAATGCTTTAGTgattattttcaataaattttcatgaaaactgtgaacaattttccacattgataaaatcattttttcggctgatgtaatatAATCGGTAGCATGATTCAAATGTgataaccggcgcgctgatcatctttttcttaaattggcggcgtgtcgaaattatcggcggcgCACACGTCTAATCCCAGCCAAGGATAATCTCTCTCGTTACAATCTGAAGAACGTAAAGATCCAGcaaactctaaaaaaaattgtgccacaaacgaatgatgttttctaattcaaaatcaatattttgtaaatcccaacctcctcacattcctttactaactctaggggagtatgaCGCCCCTTAATACAACATCCCTTCTcctataacaacaagacaatcggccacgttaagctaaagcaattgaaccagaaaaaaaatttattataaaaacaaaactagcaaaatcggcaaactagaaaaaaatattgataagTCTGAATAAATTTGCTGCTTATTACATAGTCACGTATGAAACCGCGAAATCGAAATTGATCCACTCATCCGGAACAAGATACGTTTTATGGGAATTCGTGAATTTGAGTTGGGCCTTAGTTAGGGACGGGTATTGATTTAAATGTCACAGTGGCATAGCCTTTCTAAATATAAAGGGCGAAACGCATTTCAAATTGATAAATGCCGAAACGgttttgaaaatctattcaaagaAACGCGTTCAACATACCAATATGTTTTCCGGTGTGGTTGCACTTCTAATGGACGGAAACAGAATGCAGTGTATATTCATGTCAATTCCCTATTCTTAGTATTTCAGTAAGCACGCGTCTGGTTACCAGTATACACACCGAATGTAATGTGTTGTCCTGGTCGCTATTCCCTTATCCAGATCATGCAGCAGGCAACATTGACCTAAGCAAATCATGACTTGAAAGCGTGTCATCAGCTGATATCGTAAGCTTCGAACAATGAATGAACGTGTAGTAGTAGTATATGTTGTCAGTACTCTCCACTACACCGAGATATCACTATCAATGGGTCCTGTACTTGAATGACAGTCTGCTATTCTCGCTCACTTgtcgaaccaatattgatagcagAACGCGAACCGTGCGTTTCGTAGAATGTTGGATTCAAATTCCGTCCACATGTATTATTTCTAGTATCCCAACTAAATATTCATTGCAATATGTAAACAAGATATACTTGACGACTACTGTTTGCAacacttcgaaaaaatttctacgaaattctttcaaaaatattacgggATTCGAAGTATCCGGAATTCGGTACAAAATTGTACTACTCAAACTGTTCTAACGTGCACTTATTGTACTGTTCGCGTGGGTACTAGCGCCTGTTTTGTTTGCTGTATTCATTCATACCAACGCACCACAAACAACGACGCAAGaggaataaatatataaataaacgaGCCGAACGAATGTCGAACTCAGTTGCATTAAGAACGTCTCTTGAAGCGAATCTACCGAGCTTGGTTTTACAATTTAGTTATGTGCGCAACCTCGAGCAATTAATCAGATAATTTATTCAGTTTAATGGAAATTCAAAAGTGTTAAACATCAAGGAAGCCGAATTTAGCTGCTGAATATTTGGATATACCATATAacttgaaagcggtggaatctGGGTGGTTTCATGCAGAACAGTGCTTTTAGATAAGCAGTGTGGATTTACAATTGTGTTATTATCGGTCAATTGAAAGGAATGCCCTTTAACTGTAGTCGCGATTGTGTTGGTATTAGATACCGCATAAATTCCCTGCATCAAACCTGGAAGTGGCTGCATCAGACTATTGCCCTGCACGAATATCTCATCTCTAAGGCCTCTTCGGATACGGACCTTTTTGTGGTCGCAGGAAGCCAGTCTCAATAATCAACTCATCAATGATCTTAGCCTTTCATCTTTCAAATCTACTACTAACCAAATCGGCTCAACTGGGAAATTAAACAGAAAAGCAATATTACGAATCACCAACTTTTTTGTGTATATGTGAAGAACTATCATTacgtgctttcatttgaactagTCATGAAAATAGAAGTGAACTGATCTGTGCTGTCAAAGGACACTACCAACCTGTAGCGAAGAAAAGTAATATAAGTTTTAAAATAATATCTCTCATCAAAAGCTAGCATCAAAAGCAATCAGTTTAATAGTATTACTGGAGAATTTCTACAGTAGATATTACGCAACGTGCGAGCCAAACACCCAGAATCAAGAGACCCTCGGAAAAGTGAAATTATAATTAGGACAAAGAGATCAAAATAAAACAGGAAGATATCCAAGATGGCCGCCCTCATTCTTCAGCATTGCAACACTGTCGCACACTCGCTCTGCAAGCTCTATGTGGCAACGGGAACGACTACAAGTCTGCTAGCGCGTACTATTACCACCACCAACCCGGTGCGGAATCAAAACAACAACAGCGGAAAGGGCAAACAGCTGTCGACAGCTGACGTGAAGAAGATCCCGGACAGTGATGTGAAAAAATCCGTTTTCATCTCGCAGTCCAACGACATCTTCACCAATCTGGCTCTCGAAGATTGGATTTATCGAAACTTCGATTTCGCTCATCACCACATTTTGATGCTGTGGGTTAACAAGCCGGCCGTAGTCATTGGTCGTCACCAGAATCCGTTTGCTGAAACCAACGTTTCGGCACTGATGCAGAACGGTGTTGAGCTAGCTCGTCGAAATAGCGGCGGCGGTGCAGTATATCATGACTTGGGTAATTTAAATTGTACCTTCTTTACGCCACGTGCTCGCTACGATCGGAAATACAACCTGAATCTGATTACTCGCGCTTTGTATCGCGAGTTTGGCATTAGCGCTGACATATCCGACCGAGACGACATCACGTTGATGGGTAAAAAGGTAAGAATAAAACCGATCTGTTGAAAAGAAATGCTGAGCTATGTACTTCAATTCGCTAGTACTTGATATGTAGCTACTAAATAATCATATCAACTGATGTGTGTCTCGTCCAGTTGCACATAGAATGGGTGACATCGTAATGGAAATTGGGCCTAGCAACAACGTTGGTGCGAGCATGGAAATTTCCACTCCACTACTGCATCTATATTATGTTACAAGCTTATGAAGAAATagcgtagtttttttttctttgcgctGTCATACTTCAGCCATCCAATCAAAGGTATTTTCCTCTCACGAGGTAGTAAATGAATACTACTCAAAAATTTAAACAGAACTTTATACTTGTGTTCAACAGTTACGTAatctatttttgaaaattataatttattataatcatATTTGTTCAAGAGCATATAAAGAACTTCTTGAAAATCTATTTCAATCATTGAAGGAAGATGTTAGTGAAGACAAGAAATAATAGCACTCTCTAAGATCACAAATGTTCCACATATGTGTTTGAATCAGTTTCGGACGGCTTCTGTCATTCAATCCGTGCAATGTAAAATTATTACCACttatatgacaataataatcaCATTTTGGCAACACTTGACTTTCTCATCAACACACCTGTAATATACACTCAAATCTGCATAGAACTGAAAAGAGAAATGAATAAAAACATACCGTAGCCGGTTTACGAAGTACATGCGTTCTGCACGTGATTTTATATCGACCCGGTCAACCTGATGCTATATGCCATCGAACCTGCGGTGTGATTCATTGAGTATGGTCAAGCTCTGATTTGATTCGACTGCTGTTTTATTGAAACAACCAACATCTGTTtggaacaatcatattctagtttAAAGCAAGCATGTTTTGTTTGATTCTCCGACATCTCGGGTTGAAAATATTTCCTTGGTTTGATGGACAACTAATCGCTTTGTTGTTTTAAACAACTAggatttttctgcgtgtactGGTTATTCACTGTCCCAAACAAATTCGAATAACTTTTCATCTGTGGAATATTGACATGGGCTGCATATCAAATTAAATTTAGCTACTATTCCAAAAACGAATAACtgaaatgtgaaatttttatCGGGAAAAGATTCACAGGCTGAGTTGGACTTTCGCAACATAATAGAACTCAATGTTGtaatgtcaaaattaaatacatTTCGGTAAATAATTTACACATACATAAGTGATTTCATCACAACAACAAATATTAATGGTTTTTTTGCAGACGCGGTAATCTTTCCATTATCTCATTAACTCTCATTAACTCTCCATGCATATAAATCCACATTTTCCACCAGCAATCCAACAAAAATCGTTTTTCGATTGGATTTGGGTAAAAATATAGGTGTATGTTGTGAGAACTGTTGAGCTActgacaaaaataatttttttagagaaaaacattgtttgaatttcgtttcgcgtaaaaaccttATTTGGGGTTGACTTTTATTCCATGTTGTTCGCGAAAAGCTAAATCAAAAATAGAAAGATTGGCCGACAAAGGTATGTTGTGCATAAGGGCTGATACAAGAACTTTCATAAAATCAATTTGGAGATCCCGCAGAATTGAGCTTGTTTATTACCTCGATTTTTTCCTTTAAGATACATGAGTTTTTTCTCACCAAAGCGCCATTTTT comes from Malaya genurostris strain Urasoe2022 chromosome 3, Malgen_1.1, whole genome shotgun sequence and encodes:
- the LOC131435217 gene encoding uncharacterized protein LOC131435217, which translates into the protein MPFNCSRDCVGIRYRINSLHQTWKWLHQTIALHEYLISKASSDTDLFVVAGSQSQ